The Methylomusa anaerophila genome has a segment encoding these proteins:
- a CDS encoding NRAMP family divalent metal transporter, whose amino-acid sequence MPLAAFVVWWLVIKADYAHTEKIFLALCVLFFSYVISGILIDPPWKEVLLASVKPSFAGDAEFLLLAIGVVGTTITPWGQFYVQASVVDKEITAKDYVYTRWDVFIGSFFTGFIAFFIMVATAATLYVNHIPIETVKDAAIALEPLAGKYASLLFAAGLFGASMLAAFILPLSTAYPICEAFGFESGISKTFKEAPVFFGLYTVVIAFSAAMVLWPGLSLYHVMLATQVVNGILLPPILIFMVMIANNKDIMGEYSNSRLYNILTWTFTIVLIMLTVLLLTSTLFPGLIEKAQVFLPPIAAIEPTLYEFN is encoded by the coding sequence GTGCCGCTAGCGGCATTCGTGGTCTGGTGGCTGGTAATAAAAGCGGACTATGCCCATACGGAAAAGATTTTTCTTGCCTTGTGCGTACTCTTCTTCAGTTACGTAATATCGGGAATCCTCATTGATCCGCCCTGGAAGGAAGTTTTGCTGGCTTCAGTAAAGCCTTCGTTTGCCGGTGACGCGGAATTCCTGCTCTTGGCTATAGGAGTCGTCGGCACAACGATTACTCCCTGGGGCCAGTTCTACGTCCAGGCGTCGGTGGTGGATAAGGAGATTACCGCCAAAGACTATGTATATACGCGGTGGGATGTCTTCATCGGCTCATTTTTCACCGGCTTTATCGCTTTCTTTATCATGGTGGCTACGGCCGCTACCTTGTACGTCAACCACATCCCCATCGAGACGGTCAAAGATGCGGCCATTGCCTTGGAACCGCTGGCGGGAAAATATGCTTCCCTGCTCTTTGCCGCCGGCCTGTTTGGGGCTTCGATGCTGGCGGCTTTTATCCTCCCCCTTAGCACGGCCTACCCCATCTGTGAAGCTTTCGGTTTTGAGAGCGGTATCAGTAAGACCTTTAAGGAAGCGCCGGTATTTTTCGGACTGTATACAGTGGTTATCGCCTTCAGCGCCGCCATGGTGCTGTGGCCCGGCCTGTCCCTATATCATGTCATGCTGGCGACCCAGGTGGTAAACGGCATACTGCTGCCGCCCATACTCATCTTCATGGTGATGATTGCCAACAATAAAGACATTATGGGCGAGTACAGCAACTCCCGGCTGTACAATATCCTTACCTGGACATTTACCATCGTTTTGATCATGCTGACCGTGTTGCTGCTGACATCAACACTTTTCCCCGGCCTCATAGAGAAAGCACAGGTTTTCCTACCACCCATAGCGGCGATAGAACCAACGCTTTATGAATTCAACTAA
- a CDS encoding magnesium transporter MgtE N-terminal domain-containing protein — translation MNEVKVLADFFFSRMEGKPIIDAAGRRLGKVKDVVILWDGVTPRVTSIKFQNRQQGLLPVELISSFGDDGLRLAVDADHLLTKPLLDNELYVGRWLLDKQIIDLKGSKLVRVNDITLSWVAHEDKRTLVLVAVDIGVRGLFRRLGLEFLVAKWSNHFIGLQYIKPLEVRTSKLQLNRDKEQLEQLHPADIADLIEEMDYKSRAGFIKSLDLEQAGEAISEMGLDSQVEVIAQMDVDHASDILEEMPRDEVANILSEMPQEKTEEILSLMATEEAKEVRELMEYPEDTAGGLMTTEYICLSPHLTADQAIKLLREMAIGAETIYYLYIVDEKEKLLGVMSLRELILASPDSSLESVMEDKVILVRPYDDHRKVAETISKYGLLAVPVADDDGTMLGIVTVDDILQLLMPERSGFDAGLLFRGSKLASRRW, via the coding sequence ATGAATGAAGTAAAAGTTTTAGCCGATTTCTTTTTTAGCCGTATGGAAGGAAAACCGATAATCGACGCTGCCGGTCGCCGGCTAGGCAAAGTAAAGGATGTGGTGATACTGTGGGACGGAGTGACGCCGCGAGTCACAAGCATCAAATTTCAAAACCGTCAACAAGGGTTATTGCCGGTCGAGCTTATCAGCTCGTTTGGCGACGATGGCCTGAGACTTGCTGTCGACGCCGATCATTTGCTGACAAAGCCCCTGCTTGACAACGAACTTTACGTCGGCCGCTGGCTACTCGATAAACAAATTATTGATTTGAAAGGTTCCAAGCTGGTTAGAGTCAACGACATTACCTTGTCCTGGGTGGCTCATGAAGATAAGCGCACCCTCGTTCTCGTGGCCGTCGATATTGGTGTTCGCGGATTATTCCGGCGCCTGGGACTTGAATTCCTGGTAGCAAAATGGAGCAATCACTTCATCGGACTCCAATACATCAAACCGCTGGAAGTTCGCACATCCAAACTGCAGCTTAACCGGGACAAGGAGCAGCTTGAGCAGCTGCACCCGGCGGATATCGCCGACCTTATTGAAGAGATGGATTATAAGAGCCGGGCCGGCTTCATCAAGAGTCTTGACCTTGAGCAGGCCGGCGAAGCCATCAGCGAGATGGGCCTTGACTCCCAAGTGGAAGTTATCGCCCAAATGGATGTAGATCATGCCTCCGACATACTGGAAGAGATGCCGCGTGATGAAGTCGCTAACATTCTTAGCGAGATGCCGCAGGAGAAGACCGAGGAAATACTCAGTCTCATGGCAACCGAAGAAGCCAAAGAAGTCCGGGAACTGATGGAGTATCCGGAGGATACCGCCGGCGGCCTAATGACAACGGAGTATATCTGCTTGTCCCCGCATTTGACTGCGGACCAGGCTATCAAGCTCCTGCGCGAGATGGCTATCGGGGCTGAAACCATATACTACTTGTATATTGTGGATGAGAAAGAAAAACTACTGGGAGTAATGTCACTGCGGGAACTCATTCTTGCGTCCCCGGACAGTTCGCTGGAATCCGTGATGGAAGACAAAGTAATACTAGTCAGACCTTACGATGATCACCGTAAAGTTGCTGAAACCATTTCCAAGTACGGATTATTGGCCGTACCGGTTGCGGATGACGACGGTACAATGCTCGGTATCGTAACAGTAGACGATATACTACAGTTGTTGATGCCGGAACGGAGCGGTTTTGACGCCGGTCTGTTGTTCAGAGGCAGCAAACTTGCATCCCGGAGGTGGTAA
- the glgB gene encoding 1,4-alpha-glucan branching protein GlgB, giving the protein MLTPPLSEHDLYLFHEGTNFRSYQLLGAHLVRQNGVDGTRFAVWAPNAVQVKVIGDFNQWCGDDHALQRISQCGVWAGFIPHLKAGDIYKYEIETQWGELLHKADPYAFAAECRPKSASAVCDLNSYNWQDAAWLQDKRNCSPYASPMNIYEVHPGSWKLNAERQMLSYRELAEALPAYAKKMGYTHIELMPVVEYPFDGSWGYQATGYYAVTSRYGPPADFMYFVDCCHQHGIGVILDWVPGHFCKDAHGLARFDGTALYEYGESWRAENRQWGTLNFDLGRPEVMSFLIANAFFWFEVYHIDGLRIDAVANMLYLNYARPEDEWVPNRYGGSENLEGIQFLRKLNETVFANFPAALIIAEDSTAWPLVTHPTYLGGLGFNFKWNMGWMNDMLRYMEHDPIYRQWNHNLVTFSFMYAFSENFVLPLSHDEVVHGKRSLLDKMPGDYWQKFANLRAFYGYMMAHPGKKLLFMGGEFGQFIEWNYRDSLDWHLLSYEMHGKLHSYVRDVNHFYLESPAFWQNDRDWQGFNWIDCQDYSHSVIAFMRQGEKAADVIIVICNFTPVVRHGYRIGVPPAACYREVFNSDWQIYGGSGQTNAGAIKVEETPWHNRQTSVELTLPPLATIYLRPEHIILNSASSE; this is encoded by the coding sequence ATGTTAACACCACCGCTAAGCGAACACGATTTGTATTTATTTCATGAAGGCACCAATTTCAGGAGTTATCAATTGCTGGGAGCGCATCTTGTCCGGCAGAACGGCGTGGACGGAACCCGGTTCGCCGTGTGGGCTCCCAACGCCGTCCAAGTTAAAGTTATCGGCGATTTTAACCAGTGGTGTGGTGATGACCATGCTTTGCAGCGTATAAGCCAGTGTGGTGTTTGGGCTGGATTTATTCCCCATCTGAAAGCCGGTGACATATATAAATACGAAATTGAGACCCAATGGGGCGAACTGCTGCATAAGGCCGACCCGTATGCCTTTGCCGCTGAGTGCAGACCGAAATCAGCCTCCGCCGTCTGCGATTTAAACAGCTATAACTGGCAGGATGCAGCCTGGCTGCAGGATAAGCGGAACTGTTCTCCTTATGCCAGTCCGATGAACATTTATGAGGTTCACCCGGGATCATGGAAACTGAACGCGGAGCGGCAAATGCTAAGTTATCGGGAACTGGCCGAAGCGTTGCCTGCCTACGCCAAGAAGATGGGCTATACGCATATTGAGTTAATGCCGGTTGTGGAGTATCCCTTCGACGGCTCATGGGGGTACCAGGCTACGGGCTACTACGCTGTAACCAGCCGTTACGGCCCGCCGGCGGATTTCATGTATTTCGTCGACTGCTGCCACCAGCATGGTATTGGCGTTATCCTGGATTGGGTTCCCGGTCATTTTTGCAAAGATGCCCACGGTTTGGCCCGCTTTGACGGTACGGCTTTGTACGAATACGGCGAATCATGGCGAGCGGAAAACCGGCAGTGGGGAACTTTAAATTTTGATTTGGGACGGCCGGAAGTTATGAGTTTTCTCATTGCCAACGCTTTTTTCTGGTTTGAGGTTTATCATATTGACGGCCTTAGAATTGACGCCGTGGCCAACATGCTGTACCTAAACTACGCCCGGCCGGAAGACGAGTGGGTTCCCAACCGGTATGGCGGGTCGGAAAACTTGGAAGGCATTCAGTTTTTGCGCAAACTGAACGAAACGGTTTTTGCCAACTTTCCGGCGGCGCTGATTATTGCCGAAGATTCCACGGCCTGGCCGCTGGTTACTCACCCAACTTACCTGGGCGGGCTTGGTTTTAATTTTAAATGGAATATGGGCTGGATGAACGATATGCTCCGCTATATGGAGCACGATCCCATTTATCGCCAATGGAATCACAATTTAGTCACCTTTTCTTTTATGTATGCATTTTCGGAAAACTTTGTCCTGCCGCTGTCCCACGATGAAGTGGTGCATGGAAAAAGGTCGCTGTTAGATAAAATGCCGGGGGACTACTGGCAGAAGTTTGCCAACTTGCGGGCCTTTTACGGCTATATGATGGCCCACCCGGGAAAGAAACTGTTGTTCATGGGCGGGGAATTCGGACAGTTTATCGAGTGGAATTACCGGGACAGTTTGGACTGGCATCTTTTAAGCTACGAAATGCATGGGAAACTCCACAGTTATGTCCGGGATGTCAATCATTTTTATCTTGAGTCGCCGGCATTTTGGCAAAATGACCGGGACTGGCAGGGTTTCAACTGGATTGATTGTCAGGACTACAGCCATAGCGTTATTGCTTTTATGCGCCAGGGAGAAAAAGCCGCGGATGTTATTATTGTTATTTGTAACTTTACGCCGGTAGTCCGGCATGGTTACCGTATCGGCGTGCCGCCGGCCGCTTGTTACCGGGAAGTATTTAACAGCGATTGGCAGATTTACGGCGGATCGGGGCAAACCAACGCCGGCGCAATCAAGGTTGAGGAGACGCCTTGGCACAACCGGCAAACTTCTGTTGAGCTTACTTTACCGCCTCTGGCTACCATTTATCTCCGACCGGAACATATCATACTCAATTCTGCATCATCTGAATAG
- a CDS encoding glucose-1-phosphate adenylyltransferase, which produces MRSKECIAMILAGGQGSRLSLLTQRLAKPAVPFGGKYRIIDFSLSNCRNSGIDTIGVLTQYQPLTLNSYIGIGSAWDLDRQNGGVFVLPPYTKENKGEWYKGTADAIYQNMNFIDRYNASYVVVLSGDHIYKMDYSLMLDYHKNKNSEATIAVSQVPWDEAGRFGIMNTDGRRRITEFEEKPKNPKSNLASMGVYIFNWSVLRRYLEDDARDILSNHDFGRNIIPEMLAGRCNLYAYAFNGYWKDVGTVDSYWEANMDLLAETPGLNLYDADWKIYSVDADQPPQYLAPGARVTRSIIADGCMVYGQVDHSILFPGAYVGPGAQIKNSVIMPYVQIGEMAVVNHAVIGRKTVLEPGVMVTGDELGAEVLLVGENLLISRNFRAAKTTAVNEGRESWEYTESQEMAVS; this is translated from the coding sequence ATGAGAAGCAAGGAATGTATTGCAATGATACTGGCTGGTGGCCAGGGCAGCCGACTGAGTCTGTTAACGCAGCGGCTGGCCAAACCGGCGGTTCCGTTCGGCGGCAAATATCGCATTATTGATTTTTCTTTAAGTAACTGTCGCAATTCAGGGATTGATACAATTGGGGTGTTAACACAATATCAGCCATTGACACTTAATTCCTACATTGGTATCGGCAGCGCCTGGGATCTGGATCGTCAAAACGGCGGCGTATTCGTCCTGCCGCCTTATACGAAAGAAAATAAGGGTGAATGGTATAAAGGGACGGCGGACGCCATTTACCAAAACATGAATTTTATTGATAGGTACAATGCTTCCTATGTGGTAGTATTATCCGGCGATCACATTTACAAAATGGACTATTCATTAATGCTGGACTATCACAAAAATAAAAATTCGGAAGCTACTATCGCCGTTAGCCAAGTGCCGTGGGATGAGGCCGGCCGATTTGGTATTATGAACACGGATGGCAGGCGGCGTATCACCGAATTTGAGGAGAAGCCGAAAAATCCCAAAAGCAATCTGGCTTCCATGGGCGTCTATATCTTTAACTGGAGTGTGCTGCGGCGTTATCTGGAGGATGACGCCAGGGACATTTTGTCCAATCATGATTTCGGCAGAAATATTATACCCGAGATGCTGGCAGGCAGGTGCAATCTCTATGCCTACGCTTTTAACGGCTACTGGAAAGACGTAGGGACAGTGGATAGTTATTGGGAAGCCAACATGGACCTGCTGGCGGAAACCCCGGGCCTAAATCTTTATGATGCGGACTGGAAAATTTACTCGGTGGATGCGGATCAGCCGCCGCAGTATCTGGCGCCCGGCGCGCGAGTGACCCGATCGATTATTGCCGATGGCTGCATGGTATACGGACAGGTGGATCACTCTATCCTATTTCCCGGCGCCTACGTTGGTCCCGGGGCCCAAATAAAGAATTCCGTAATTATGCCGTATGTGCAAATAGGCGAAATGGCAGTCGTAAACCACGCAGTGATCGGGCGAAAGACGGTATTGGAACCGGGGGTAATGGTAACCGGCGATGAATTGGGCGCCGAAGTGCTGCTTGTGGGAGAAAACTTACTGATTTCACGAAATTTCCGAGCTGCCAAAACGACGGCAGTGAATGAGGGAAGGGAAAGCTGGGAGTATACCGAATCACAGGAAATGGCAGTCTCTTAA
- a CDS encoding glucose-1-phosphate adenylyltransferase: MRTKECVALILAGGQGSRLGLLTKKLAKPAVPFGGKYRIIDFSLSNCYNSGIDTVGVLTQYQPLALHSYIGIGSAWDLDRKNGGVFVLPPYVQEKGGEWYKGTADAIYQNLNFIDLFEPEYVMILSGDHIYKMDYSLLLDYHKEKNADVTIAVIEVPWNEAGRFGIMNTAADDQIAEFEEKPKNPKNNLASMGVYVFKWQTLKMYLVHDAADPSSSKDFGKNIIPRMLAGGERLYAYRFQGYWKDVGTVESFWEANMDLLGDQPAFDLHDPNWRIYSVNPALPPQYLAEGAQVQCSLISEGCRIFGQVENSVVFPGVYIGPGAKIKDSIIMPYAAVGRDTIVRKAIIGRKTVLENKVQIGLGDDGEGQASEAWFSGITLISDNMVITSDTKIKRNAVLSRDHSTPPFGGH; this comes from the coding sequence ATGCGAACCAAAGAATGCGTCGCTCTGATTCTGGCCGGCGGGCAGGGGAGCCGGCTGGGACTGCTTACAAAAAAGCTGGCCAAGCCGGCAGTACCTTTTGGCGGCAAGTACCGCATCATTGATTTTTCCTTAAGTAATTGTTACAACTCCGGCATCGACACGGTGGGGGTGCTGACTCAGTACCAGCCGCTGGCGCTGCACTCTTATATCGGTATTGGCAGCGCCTGGGATCTGGACCGGAAAAACGGCGGGGTTTTTGTTTTGCCGCCTTATGTGCAGGAAAAAGGCGGTGAATGGTACAAGGGCACGGCGGACGCTATCTATCAGAATTTGAATTTCATTGACTTGTTCGAGCCGGAATATGTAATGATTTTATCCGGCGACCACATTTATAAGATGGATTATTCCCTGCTGCTGGATTACCATAAAGAGAAAAATGCCGACGTTACCATTGCTGTTATTGAAGTTCCCTGGAACGAGGCCGGCCGGTTCGGCATTATGAATACGGCCGCTGACGACCAAATTGCCGAGTTTGAGGAAAAGCCCAAAAATCCTAAGAATAATTTAGCATCCATGGGGGTTTATGTCTTCAAATGGCAGACACTGAAAATGTATCTCGTCCATGATGCCGCCGATCCAAGTTCCAGCAAAGATTTTGGAAAAAATATCATACCCCGGATGCTGGCCGGAGGAGAACGTCTCTACGCCTACCGTTTTCAAGGATACTGGAAAGATGTGGGTACGGTGGAAAGCTTTTGGGAAGCCAATATGGATCTGCTCGGGGACCAGCCGGCTTTTGATTTACATGATCCCAACTGGCGGATATACTCGGTTAACCCTGCCCTTCCCCCTCAATACCTGGCTGAAGGTGCCCAGGTCCAATGCTCGCTGATCAGTGAAGGCTGCCGCATTTTCGGCCAGGTGGAGAATTCAGTGGTTTTTCCCGGTGTTTATATAGGCCCGGGGGCTAAGATTAAAGATTCCATTATCATGCCGTATGCCGCAGTCGGACGGGATACCATAGTCAGAAAGGCTATCATCGGCCGTAAAACAGTACTGGAAAACAAAGTGCAAATCGGTTTGGGTGATGACGGTGAAGGGCAGGCTTCGGAGGCTTGGTTTTCCGGCATTACTTTAATCAGTGACAATATGGTGATAACCAGTGATACGAAAATCAAGCGCAATGCTGTGCTAAGCCGCGACCATAGTACGCCGCCCTTTGGCGGCCATTAG
- a CDS encoding IS1634 family transposase, which produces MGWKGTSSLEQRQQQTPFAPVVANQYLNQLGFVETINRSVEWDSKQCKVSPGLLAKSVVLSTFADTRTPLYRIWKTFYGTDIAMLFGEGLAAEDFSDDAIARTLDKISAFGTETLFSRISLAGLAAYDVPVDRLHCDTTSITLAGAYEECEEEDYQGLSVCHGYSKDHRPDLKQVVLGKVVNEHGIPLVSLPLDGNTSDTEFNRLALNILTETYGERLEKMVYIADSKLINLPTLKIFTERPTPVQFISRCPDAFYRKLAVRVKRLAFESDGNWVSQGAIGEGKQCAQYQTQGFREWVDGSVYRLIVVKTSAGRERVDKILAKDRNSLEKALALLADRPFACEADARKAAQLFDQEHKNSCYEWEWNLDSTTVEKRSRGNPGKTPKPPITETTWRVQGKIFREKTDKCDLLRYKDESFVLITNVAEEAMSDREVLRQYKEQHRVEVQFRTLKEPALAAQIFLKKPGRIDALLMLLSVALLIRGLMQFRVRQQLAGYSQTPRIGMNRAKLTQPTAEMLLILFKSYVLIREGPDYRCECQSNEDLKAFPIWMDLLGIQFE; this is translated from the coding sequence ATGGGCTGGAAAGGAACATCAAGCCTGGAGCAACGGCAGCAACAGACGCCGTTTGCTCCGGTTGTCGCAAATCAGTACTTGAATCAATTAGGGTTCGTCGAGACCATTAACCGATCCGTAGAATGGGATTCGAAACAATGTAAAGTTTCTCCCGGTCTTTTGGCCAAGAGTGTAGTATTATCAACATTTGCCGATACACGCACTCCCCTCTATCGCATCTGGAAAACATTCTACGGAACCGATATTGCGATGCTATTTGGCGAAGGTCTAGCGGCAGAAGACTTTTCCGACGATGCCATTGCTCGAACTCTCGATAAAATCAGTGCCTTCGGTACGGAAACCTTGTTTAGCCGGATTAGTCTGGCGGGTCTTGCTGCCTATGATGTTCCTGTAGACAGACTTCATTGTGATACTACGTCGATCACTCTGGCTGGTGCTTACGAAGAATGTGAGGAGGAAGACTATCAAGGTTTATCTGTCTGCCATGGGTATAGTAAAGATCATCGTCCGGATCTTAAACAAGTCGTTTTGGGCAAAGTCGTCAATGAGCATGGAATTCCGCTGGTCAGTCTACCGCTTGATGGCAATACATCCGATACAGAATTCAACCGCTTGGCTCTCAATATTCTAACGGAAACCTATGGAGAGCGGCTTGAGAAGATGGTCTACATTGCCGATTCCAAGCTTATTAATTTGCCAACCCTGAAGATTTTTACAGAGCGGCCTACCCCTGTCCAGTTCATTTCTCGCTGTCCAGATGCTTTCTATCGGAAACTGGCGGTTCGGGTAAAACGACTGGCATTTGAGTCTGATGGAAATTGGGTTTCTCAAGGTGCGATTGGAGAAGGCAAACAGTGCGCCCAGTACCAGACACAAGGATTTCGAGAATGGGTAGATGGATCGGTATACCGTCTAATCGTAGTCAAAACCAGTGCCGGTCGGGAGCGGGTAGACAAGATTCTAGCCAAAGACCGAAATTCCTTGGAGAAGGCCCTAGCCCTTCTGGCGGATCGACCGTTTGCTTGTGAAGCAGATGCCCGTAAAGCAGCCCAGTTATTCGACCAGGAACATAAGAATTCTTGTTATGAATGGGAGTGGAACCTGGACTCTACCACGGTGGAAAAGAGATCACGTGGCAATCCGGGAAAAACACCTAAACCTCCAATCACAGAAACGACTTGGCGTGTGCAGGGCAAGATCTTCCGAGAGAAAACCGACAAATGCGATCTACTCCGTTATAAAGATGAGAGTTTTGTCTTGATTACCAACGTAGCCGAAGAAGCGATGTCTGACCGCGAAGTGTTGCGCCAATATAAGGAGCAGCACCGAGTTGAGGTACAGTTTAGGACGCTCAAGGAACCCGCGCTGGCGGCACAGATATTTCTCAAGAAACCAGGACGTATCGATGCTTTGTTAATGTTATTGTCCGTGGCGCTGTTGATTCGAGGACTGATGCAATTTCGGGTTCGTCAGCAACTGGCAGGATATTCGCAGACTCCGAGAATCGGGATGAATCGGGCCAAGCTGACCCAGCCAACAGCCGAGATGTTGCTGATACTATTCAAGTCCTATGTGCTGATCCGGGAAGGGCCAGATTACAGGTGTGAGTGTCAAAGTAACGAAGATTTGAAAGCGTTTCCCATTTGGATGGATCTACTTGGCATTCAATTTGAATAG
- a CDS encoding divalent metal cation transporter, which produces MAMNNIRNRIVLFLAIMGPGIITAFADNDAGGITTYAAAGAKYGYQLLFTMFVATVALAIAQEISARTGAVTGRGLADLIRELYGVKWTLFAMSVLLIANIGTTISEFSGIATSLDIFGVSKYISLIFRTLM; this is translated from the coding sequence ATGGCAATGAATAATATTCGCAATCGCATCGTGTTGTTTCTCGCCATTATGGGGCCGGGAATAATCACCGCCTTCGCCGACAACGATGCCGGCGGTATCACCACGTATGCGGCGGCCGGCGCCAAGTACGGCTACCAATTATTATTTACGATGTTTGTAGCTACTGTTGCTCTGGCCATAGCTCAGGAAATTTCGGCCCGTACGGGAGCAGTAACGGGTCGCGGATTAGCCGACCTAATTCGTGAGCTGTATGGAGTCAAGTGGACCCTGTTCGCAATGTCGGTGCTCCTTATCGCCAATATTGGCACGACTATCTCCGAATTTTCCGGTATAGCAACCAGTTTGGATATATTCGGCGTAAGTAAATATATATCCCTCATTTTTCGCACCCTAATGTAA
- a CDS encoding PIG-L deacetylase family protein: MLVFSPHPDDDVIGCGGSILKHVKKGNVVSVVHITSGDSGSLIYSPGQTISIREDEADKAAKFLGISEVHFFRNADGNLSYTWENLSRIISLLRSLRPDVVYLPHKQDSHRDHRITHELVSESCLRAGSPEAQECGQQLWSVGVILCYEVGTPLPEVNYVEDISEWMEAKVEAMRLHKSQLANLAYDEAVRHLNRLRGITTGRGAYCECFQVLKVSELF, encoded by the coding sequence GTGTTGGTATTTTCTCCTCACCCTGATGATGACGTTATTGGTTGCGGCGGCAGCATATTAAAGCATGTTAAGAAAGGGAATGTGGTCTCGGTTGTGCATATTACGTCAGGAGATAGCGGGAGTTTGATATATTCTCCCGGCCAGACTATTTCTATCCGGGAGGATGAAGCGGATAAAGCTGCCAAATTCTTAGGGATATCGGAGGTTCATTTTTTTAGAAATGCGGATGGGAATTTGAGTTATACCTGGGAAAACCTCAGCCGGATTATTTCATTGCTCCGGTCACTTCGCCCCGATGTTGTATATCTCCCGCATAAACAGGATAGTCACCGCGATCACCGGATAACCCACGAACTGGTAAGCGAATCTTGTCTGCGGGCCGGCAGCCCGGAAGCGCAAGAATGCGGGCAGCAACTGTGGTCTGTCGGCGTCATTCTTTGCTATGAGGTGGGCACCCCGTTGCCAGAGGTAAATTATGTTGAGGATATTTCCGAATGGATGGAAGCGAAGGTCGAAGCCATGCGGTTGCACAAATCGCAACTGGCAAATCTGGCATACGATGAAGCGGTGCGGCATCTTAACAGGTTGCGGGGAATTACTACCGGCAGGGGTGCTTATTGTGAATGTTTTCAGGTTCTGAAAGTATCGGAATTGTTTTGA